In the genome of Nocardioides sp. NBC_00368, the window CTTCGACGACATGGTCTTCGAGAACGGCGCGGTAGTCCCATTCGACAACTACTCCAACGTCCGTATCGAGGTGGAGCTCGCCTTCGTCCTGGACAAGCCGTTGAGCGGGCCGGCCTGCACGATCTTCGACGTCCTGTCGGCGACGAAGTACGTCGTGCCGGCACTCGAGATCCTGAACTCTCACGTCGAGCTGCAGGGCCGCACCATCGTGGACACCATCAGCGACAACGCCGCGATGGGCGCCATGGTCCTCGGCGGGCGTCCCGTGGCCGTCGACGAGATCGACCTGCGCTGGGTCGGGGCTCTCCTCTACCGCAACCAGACGATCGAGGAGACGGGCATCGCCGCCGGCGTGCTCAATCACCCTGCCAGCGGCGTCGCCTGGCTGGCCAACAAGCTGTTCGCCCACGGCACCACCCTCGCTGCCGGCGAGATCATCCTGGCCGGATCGTTCACTCGTCCGATGTGGGTCGAACGCGGCGACAGCATCCACGCCGACTACGGAAGCCTGGGAGCCATCACATGCCTCTTCGAGTAGACCCCACGTTCCGCGAGGCGCTCACCACCGCCAACCGCCCGTTGATCGGCATGTGGGTGTGCAGCGGGAGCCCCCTCGTGGCAGAGATCTGCGCCGACAGCGGCCTGGACTGGCTGCTGATCGACGCCGAGCACAGCCCCAACGGCCTGGAGTCTTTGCTTGCACAGCTCCAGGCAGTGCACGGATACGCTGCGACGCCGCTGGTGCGACCCCCGTCAGCCGACACGGTCACGATCAAGCAGTACCTCGACCTCGGGGTGCAGAACCTGCTGGTCCCCATGATCGACACTGCTGCCGAGGCGGCCGCCGTCGTGCGCGCAGTCTCCTATCCGCCGGCGGGCGTACGCGGCGTCGGCAGTGCGCTGGCCCGAGCCTCTCGCTGGAACCGGGTTGTGGACTACCTCGACGTCGCGCGGGAGACGATCGCGGTCTTCGTCCAGATCGAAAGCAGCGCAGCCGTCGGGAACGTCGAGGCGATCCTCTCCACACCAGGCATCGACGGGATCTTCGTCGGTCCCTCCGACCTCGCCGCGTCGATGGGCCTCCTCGGGCAGCAGGGCCATCCCGACGTCATCGCCGCCGTCGAGCGATGCATCTCCGCAGCCAGTGCCGCGGGCGTCAAGGTCGGGGTCAACGCCTTCGCGCCAGAGCTCGCACGGCGCTACCTCGCCCAGGGCGCCGACTTCATCCTCGTCGGCGCCGACGTGCAACTGCTCGCCCGAGGCAGCGAGAAGCTCGCGGTGGATCACATCCCCACCACAAACACCAAGGACGCGTGATGAACGCAATCGAACGGCCCGGCAAGATCGTCGCCCTCCACCTCAACTACCCGTCCCGCATCGCCCAACGGGGTCGGACACCGGCGTATCCGTCGTTCTTCCTCAAGCCGACCACCTCCGTGGCCTCGAGCGGCGACGCGATCGAGCGCCCCGCCGGCACCGAGCTGCTCGCGTATGAGGGCGAGATCGCGCTGATCATCGGTCGCCGCGTACGTCGAGTCACCCCTGAGGACGGATGGGCCGCCGTGTCCGGCGTGACCGCCGCCAACGACTGGGGCGTCTACGACCTGCGCAGCGTGGACAAGGGCTCCAACCTGCGCAACAAGGGCGGCGACGGCTTCACCCCGCTCGGGCCCTCGGTCATCCCCGCGAACACGATCGATCCAGCAGCGCTCCGCGTGCGCACCTGGGTCAACGGCAAGCTGAGGCAGGACGACACGACTGCAAACCTGACCTTCCCCTTCGGCGTCCTCGTGGCCGATCTCTCCCAGCTGATCACCCTCGAGCCTGGTGACGTCATCTTGACTGGCACCCCCGCCGGCTCGTCGGTGGCCCTTCCGGGCGACGTCGTGGAGGTCGAGGTCGACTCCCCAACGGCGCCAGGTGCACCGACGACCGGCCGCCTCGTGACTCACGTCATCGAGGGCACCACGCCATTCGAGAAGTACGGCGCCCAGCCCTCCGTGGACGATGTGCAACGAATCGAGGCCTGGGGCGACGCCTCGGCGGCCGGCGTCACGGTGCCACAGCCAGTGCTCACCGAGGATCTGCGCACCATGCTCAGCGGAGTCGCTGTCGCGACGCTCAGCGCCGAGCTGCGCAAGCGGGGCCACCCGCACTCCACCGTCGACGGAGTCCACCCACTGGTGCCCGGCACCCGAATGGTCGGCACCGCCCGCACGCTGCGGTTCGTCGCTCATCGTCCGGACCTCTTCGAGTCGCACGGCGGCGGGTACAACGCACAGAAGCGCGCCTTCGACTCGCTGAAGGCCGGCGAGGTGCTGGTGATCGAGGCCCGCGGAGACGCCACCGCCGGAACCGTCGGCGATGTCCTCGCGATCCGCGCGCACACTCTCGGCGCAGCCGGAATTGTCACGGACGGGGCCGCCCGCGACTCGGTAGCAGTGGCGGATGTCGGTATCCCGACGTTCGCCCAAACCACGCATCCCTCTGTCCTCGGCCGCCGCCACGTGCCTTGGGAGGGCGACACCACCATCACGTGCGGTGGCGTCGCCGTACAACCGGGAGACATCCTCGTCGGCGATGACGACGGCGTCGTGGTGATCCCGGAGCACCTGCTCGATGAGGTGGCAAGAGCTGCCGCACAGCAGGAAGCGCAAGACGCCTGGGTCGCGGCGCGGGTTGCCGAAGGTCACCCGGTCGACGGCCTGTTCCCACCCAATGCCGAATGGCTGGCCCGCTACCGCGCTCAGACAGGCACCCAGGCTTAACAACCGGCCCGACGACACCAGAACCCAAGGAGAGAAGATGACGCGGAACGCCCCCGCTGGCCTGCCCGACCGCATCCAGCACTACATTGACGGCCAGTTCGTCAACAGCATCGACGGAGACACCTTCGACGTCCTCAACCCCTCGACGAACGAGGTCTACATCCAGGCCGCGTCGGGCAAGCAGGCTGACATCGACCTGGCTGTAAGCGCGGCCAAGCGTGCCTTCGATGACGGCCCGTGGCGCATGATGCTCCCGCGCCAGCGCTCCCGGATCCTGCACAAGATCGCCGACCTCGTCGAGAGCCAGGACAAGCGACTCGCCGAGCTGGAGACCTGGGACACCGGACTCCCGGTCACCCAAGCGCTCGGCCAGGCACAGCGTGCCGCGGAGAACTTCCGGTTCTTCGCCGACCTGATCGTCGCCCAGAGTGACGACACCTACAAGGTCCCCGGTCGGCAGGTGAACTACGTCAACCGCAAACCCAAGGGCGTCGCGGGGCTGATCACACCCTGGAACACGCCGTTCATGCTCGAGTCGTGGAAGCTGGCGCCTGCCCTCGCCGCCGGCAACACCGTCGTTCTCAAGCCGGCTGAGTTCACGCCACTCTCCGCCTCCCTGTGGGCCGAGACCTTCCGCGACGCGGGCGTCCCCGATGGCGTCTTCAACCTGGTCAACGGCTTCGGCGAGACCGCGGGAGACGCGCTCGTGAAGCACCCGGACGTCCCGCTCATCTCCTTCACGGGTGAGAGCCGGACAGGCCAGGTCATCTTCGGCAACGCCGCCCCCTTCCTCAAGGGACTGTCGATGGAGCTGGGCGGCAAGTCGCCCGCGGTTGTCTTCGCCGACGCCGACCTCGGTGCTGCCCTCGACGCAACGGTCTTCGGCGTCTTCTCCCTCAACGGAGAGCGTTGCACCGCCGGCAGCCGGATCCTCGTAGAGCGGTCGGTCTACGACGAGTTCGTCGAGCAGTACGCCGAGCGCGCCAAGAACATCATCGTCGGCGACCCGGGCGACGCCGCCACCGAGGTCGGTGCACTCGTTCACCCCGAGCACTACGACAAGGTGATGAGCTACATCGAACTAGGCAAGGGCGAAGCCCGGCTCGTCGCCGGCGGCGGCCGCCCGGACGGCTTCCCCGTCGGCAACTACGTCGCCCCCACCGTCTTCGTCGACGTCAAGCCGGACGCCAGCATCTTCCAGAAGGAGATCTTCGGGCCTGTCGTCGCCATCACTCCCTTCGACAGCGACGCAGAAGCCCTGGCTCTGGCCAACGGCGTGGAGTACGGCCTCGCGGCGTACATCTGGACCAACGACCTGCGCCGCGCGCACAACTTCGCCCAGGACGTCGAGGCCGGGATGGTCTGGCTCAACTCCAACAACGTCCGCGACCTGCGTACGCCCTTCGGCGGCGTCAAGGCCTCCGGTCTTGGTCATGAGGGCGGCTACCGCTCCATCGACTTCTACACCGACAGCCAGGCCGTCCACATCAGCCTCAACGATGCCCACTCCCCACGTTTCGGTCGCGGACCCGACGCGGCCACGTCCTTCAAGACCCAGAAGTAAGGAACCTCAGATGCCCACCGTGACTCACCCCGCACCGCTACCCGAGCCCCCCTTCGACATCATCCGCTGCGCCTACATGGAGCTCATCGTCACCGACCTCGACGCGTCCCGGCACTTCTACGCCGACGTGTTGGGCTTGGTCATCACCGCTGAGACCGAGGACGCGATCTACCTCCGGTCGATGGAGGAGTTCATCCATCACAACGTCGTTCTGCGCAAGGGCCCCGAGGCGGCCCTCGCCGCCTTCGCCTACCGTGTGCGCAGCCCCGAGGAGCTTGACAAGGCCGAGGCGTACTACAACGAGATCGGATGCGAGACCCGCCGCAAGCCGGGCGGCTTCGTCAAGGGAATCGGTGAGGCGCTGCGCGTGATCGACCCCCTCGGATTCCCCGTGGAGTACTTCTACGAGATCGAGAAGGTCGAGCGCCTCGCCTGGCGCTACGAGCTCCACACGGCGGGCACTCTCGTGCGGCTGGACCACTTCAACCTGGTCACCCCAGACGTCCCTAAGGCGATGAAGTTCATGGAGGGTCTCGGATTCCGCGTCACCGAGGACATCGAGGACGACGAGGGCACGGTGTACGCCGCGTGGATGCGCCGCAAGCCCACGGTTCACGACACCGCTATGACCGGCGGCGACGGCCCGCGCATGCATCACGTCGCCTTCGCCACCCATGAGAAGCACAACATCCTCGCCATCTGCGACAAGATGGGCGCCCTCAGGCTCTCGGACATGATCGAGCGTGGTCCGGGGCGCCACGGAGTGTCCAACGCCTTCTACCTCTACCTGCGAGATCCGGATGGCCACCGCATCGAGATCTACACCCAGGACTACTGGACCGGCGACCCCGACAACCCGCTGGTCACCTGGGACGTGCACGACAACCAGCGCCGTGACTGGTGGGGCAACCAGGTTGTCCCCAGCTGGTACAGCGATGCCTCGCGCGTGCTCGACCTCGATGGCAACCTTCAGCCCCTGGTCGAGCGCACCGACGCCAGCGAGATGGCAGTGACTATCGGCGCGGATGGGTTCTCCTACACTCGAGAAGGCGACACCGAGCGCGGATTCAAGCTGGGCGAGCAACTCTAACTCCTACCGCACTTACATCGCGCGAGACGGCGACCCGGTACCTCCTCAGGGTCGCCGACTCCTCCTCATGTAGCCGACCGCGTGGCCAGGAGTTGTTGGGTGCTGGCTGCCTCACCGCCAGCCGTCCCGGTTCAGCGTCACGTCGCTGTAGTAGTGACGCGGCTGCAGTCCGCCAGAGTCAGGGGTTCAGAGCAGATGGTCACGGAGTCGAAAGCCTGGCCACCGGCGCTGGACTCGCGCCGAGCACCCAAGTGGGCAACCAGAATCCGAAACCGAAGCTTCCACAACGTCCTCCTGATCCACCGGCCGTACGTAGACAGCTACGCACGGGTTTTGGTGCCTGCCCCGACGCCAACGCACATCGTGAGTTCCGCCAGCGGCGATCGCTTACAGCAAACGGCGACACTGGCGTCATTAGAGACTCTTCGTATCCTATTGACCGGCGAGTCGCGTCCATCTACTGTGACCACGGTCACTTGAAACCTTTCACTCATATCGAGGTCCGTCATGGTTCAGTCTCTGTCGACCCAGCCAGTCGTGCGTCGCCTCGCCGCGTATGCGGTACCGGCCACGCTGGCCATCGCCATCGCGGCGCCACTCAGTCCAGCCTCTTTGGCAGCAGAGGCCCGGTCGTCGGCTGGGGCCTCGACGCTCGCCCAGACCCATGAGCAGCCTCGGACACTCACCGCTGAAACGTTCGCAAACCCGCCGACCAGTGTGCGTCCGATGTACCGCTGGTGGATGCCGCTGGCGTACACCGACGACGAGGTGCTCAGGGAGGAGCTACGCGACATCGCGGCTTCCGGCGGTGGCGGCGTCGAGGTGGTTCCGTTCGCGGTGCCGGGAGCCGGCCACCAGGACAACTCCTTCCTCGCCGAGTACGGCTGGGGCACACCCAGGTGGGCGCACAAGATGGAGGTGATCACCGCCGAGGCGGCCGATCTCGGCCTGGTCGTCGACCAGAACCTCGGCCCGCACTACCCCGCGACCGTTCCCAGCCTGAACAGCTTCAACCAGCCCGAGGCCGAGCAGCAGCTGATCTACGGCAGAGAGTTCGGTCAGCCGGGCAGCACGCGAACCGGTCCCCTGCCGTCTCCGACCACGGCTCCGCCGTCGGTGACCACGCAGCTGTGCGCGCCCGCGGCGGTCGGCGACACGGTGCTGCGGCTCAAGAGTCTCGGCGGGCTTGCTGTCGGCGACACGATCACGGTGGGCGCGGGCGCGACCATGGAGAAGGTGACGGTGTCGGGACTCGGCGACCGGACGTCGGCCTGTGCTGACCTGACGACGTCTGGCGTCGGCAAGCCCCACCTGGAAGCCGAGTCCGTCGTGGACGTCGCTCGCACGACCCGGATCCGGACCCTCGTCGCTCAGTGCGCCACCGAGTGCGGACCGCAGACTGCCAAGCCGGTCGCACTGGTGCCGTCGTCGGTCAGGGAGGTGACCGACGAGGTCGTCGATGGCCGACTTAGCCACACCTTTGGGAACGGCAATGGCAACCCGTGGGTGCTCATCGATCTTCAGCAGACCGCCTCTGGCCTCATCGCCCAGCGCGGCGGCTACACCGCGACCCAGCCCAACTACGTCCCCGATCACCTCAGCCGCGGCGGGGTCGAGATCCAGGCCGACTACTGGGACGAGCACATCCTCACCGACGCCGTCCGCGCCAACCTCGACCGCATCGGCCACGGAGCGGTCTTCGAAGACTCCCTGGAGATGGGCACCACTCAGAAGTGGACCTGGAAGCTCCTCGAGACGTTCCAGCAGCGTCACGGCTACGACCCGGCGCTGCTGCTGCCCGCACTGCTCGGCTCGGGCCAGCAGGCCAACGAGGCGCCGGCGTTCGAGCTCCCCGGCATCGGCCCGAAGGTCAGGGCGGACTACCGCGAGACCCTCAGTGACCTCTACACCGACCAGTACGTCGCACCGATGCAGGAGTGGGCCAGCGGCCACGGACTCGACTTCCGGGTGCAGCCCTACGGCCTCCCGATCGCGGCCGGTGCCGCGTCCGCGGCCGCCGGCGTCACCGAGGGCGAGTCGCTCGGGATGGGGAACTTTCTCGGCACAGTCGGACCCGAGCAGGGCTTCCGCGCCCTCGCCTCCGGTGCCCACGTCGCCGGCCGCAACGTGGTGTCCAGCGAGTGCTGCGCGGCGTTCCTCGGCAACTACCGGTCCAGCGTCGCCGGCCCACAACTGCCCGGCATGTACGGCGAAGGCGGCGACGGCTCCCAGGTGGGCGGCAAGTACTCCAACGGGGTGCTGGACAGCGTGTACAAGGGATACGCCGGCGGAGTGAACCAGGTGGTCTGGCACGGCTATCCCTACCGCGACGCCCCGGCCGGAGTCGGCACCCCCGGACGCGACGGTTCGTGGCCCGGCTACCACCCGTGGGACATCTTCGGCGTCCTAAACGTCAACGACGAGTTCGGTCCGCGGCAGCCGAACTGGCCCGACTACAGGAACGTCAACGACAACCTGGCGCGCACTCAGCTGGTGCTGCGCCAGGGCCGGAGCTCCGTCGACCTCGGGATCTACTACGACGACATCGGCAACGCCGACCACGTCGTTCCCGGCATCGCCCAGCACCTGCTCGGAAACGACTCCGCCACCTCGTCTGCTGGGTACACCTACGACTACTTGGCGCCGGCGTTCCTCGAGAAGCCGCACGTCACCGTCGCTGACGACGGCAGCTACAGGGCAGGCGCCGCCAAGGAGAAGGCGCTGGTTCTCAACGACCAGAAGTCGATGTCGGTAGCGAGCGCGAAGCGCCTCCTGAAGCTCGCGAGAGACGGCATGCGGATCTTCATCATCGGCAGCGCCCCGAGCGCGACCCCGGGTGCGGCACCTGACGAGGACCAGCTCGCCGGGCTGGTCACCGATCTGCTGGCCCAGCCGTCGGTCCACGAGGTCAGGACCGAGACCCAGCTCCCGGCGGCGCTGCGGGCAGCGGGGATCCGCCCCCACGTCACTCCAGAGACGCCGACAGCGGCGCTCGGACTCGTGCGGCGTCAGGGAAGCGGGATCAGCTACGACTTCATCTACAACCGTTCCGCCAAGCCCGTCGAGCAGCACCTGACCCTGACCGGGTCAGGCCGGCCGTACCGACTGAACACCTGGACCGGCAAGATCGAGCCCATCGCGGAGTACACCTCCGACGGGCGCAGCGTCACGGTGCCGGTCAGGATCGCGCCGTACGACAACGTGGTCATCGCCCTCGCCGGCAACGGCAGTGCACTGGGTCCGACGCCGGGCGTGCACGCGGTCGGCAGCACGGGCGAGCTGCTCGCCACCGGTGGTAAGGCACTCTCGCTGAGGGCGTCGGTGAACGGCGACTACGTGACCACGCTCAGCAACGGCAAGCGGGTCGTCACAGAGGTCGACGGCCTGGCGCAGCCGCACGAGCTGACGGACTGGACGCTGCGCCCGCAGACCTGGACACCAGGAGCGAACCAGTACACCAGCGTCAAGACAGACCAACCGGAGATCCCTCTGACATCAGGCCCGAACGGCCTTCCCTCGTGGCGGGACATCACCTCGCCGGTCGACCTCAGCACCGCGTCCGGAGTGGCCACGTACCGCACGACACTCACCCTCCCCGAGAGCTGGCGCCCTGAGGACGGGGCTCACCTCGACCTCGGCAAGGTCCTGGACACGGCCTCTGTCGCGGTCAACGGCACCAACGTCGTGGTGAACCAGGCAGACCGCGGCAGGATCGACCTCGGCGCGACGCTGAGGCCCGGTGCCAACACGATCACCGTGCGGGTCGCAACCACGATGTTCAACGCGGTCCGCGCCTCCGGAGACAGCAACTACCAGCTGCCCGACTGGCAGCGCGCCGGGTTGATCGGCCCGATCCGGATCACGCCGTACCGGGACGTGCCGATCCGATGAGCGCCGGTAACCAGACCTTGTCGACCAGTGCCACCAGCCCCTCGTCGGGCGGCG includes:
- the hpaH gene encoding 2-oxo-hept-4-ene-1,7-dioate hydratase; amino-acid sequence: MLEPAQIEHIADELLAADRGRSVVPLLTAHHPGMTVDDAYAVQALWAKRRAESGHRVVGHKIGLTSKVMQAATGITEPDYGVIFDDMVFENGAVVPFDNYSNVRIEVELAFVLDKPLSGPACTIFDVLSATKYVVPALEILNSHVELQGRTIVDTISDNAAMGAMVLGGRPVAVDEIDLRWVGALLYRNQTIEETGIAAGVLNHPASGVAWLANKLFAHGTTLAAGEIILAGSFTRPMWVERGDSIHADYGSLGAITCLFE
- a CDS encoding HpcH/HpaI aldolase family protein, encoding MPLRVDPTFREALTTANRPLIGMWVCSGSPLVAEICADSGLDWLLIDAEHSPNGLESLLAQLQAVHGYAATPLVRPPSADTVTIKQYLDLGVQNLLVPMIDTAAEAAAVVRAVSYPPAGVRGVGSALARASRWNRVVDYLDVARETIAVFVQIESSAAVGNVEAILSTPGIDGIFVGPSDLAASMGLLGQQGHPDVIAAVERCISAASAAGVKVGVNAFAPELARRYLAQGADFILVGADVQLLARGSEKLAVDHIPTTNTKDA
- a CDS encoding fumarylacetoacetate hydrolase family protein, with the translated sequence MNAIERPGKIVALHLNYPSRIAQRGRTPAYPSFFLKPTTSVASSGDAIERPAGTELLAYEGEIALIIGRRVRRVTPEDGWAAVSGVTAANDWGVYDLRSVDKGSNLRNKGGDGFTPLGPSVIPANTIDPAALRVRTWVNGKLRQDDTTANLTFPFGVLVADLSQLITLEPGDVILTGTPAGSSVALPGDVVEVEVDSPTAPGAPTTGRLVTHVIEGTTPFEKYGAQPSVDDVQRIEAWGDASAAGVTVPQPVLTEDLRTMLSGVAVATLSAELRKRGHPHSTVDGVHPLVPGTRMVGTARTLRFVAHRPDLFESHGGGYNAQKRAFDSLKAGEVLVIEARGDATAGTVGDVLAIRAHTLGAAGIVTDGAARDSVAVADVGIPTFAQTTHPSVLGRRHVPWEGDTTITCGGVAVQPGDILVGDDDGVVVIPEHLLDEVARAAAQQEAQDAWVAARVAEGHPVDGLFPPNAEWLARYRAQTGTQA
- the hpaE gene encoding 5-carboxymethyl-2-hydroxymuconate semialdehyde dehydrogenase; translation: MTRNAPAGLPDRIQHYIDGQFVNSIDGDTFDVLNPSTNEVYIQAASGKQADIDLAVSAAKRAFDDGPWRMMLPRQRSRILHKIADLVESQDKRLAELETWDTGLPVTQALGQAQRAAENFRFFADLIVAQSDDTYKVPGRQVNYVNRKPKGVAGLITPWNTPFMLESWKLAPALAAGNTVVLKPAEFTPLSASLWAETFRDAGVPDGVFNLVNGFGETAGDALVKHPDVPLISFTGESRTGQVIFGNAAPFLKGLSMELGGKSPAVVFADADLGAALDATVFGVFSLNGERCTAGSRILVERSVYDEFVEQYAERAKNIIVGDPGDAATEVGALVHPEHYDKVMSYIELGKGEARLVAGGGRPDGFPVGNYVAPTVFVDVKPDASIFQKEIFGPVVAITPFDSDAEALALANGVEYGLAAYIWTNDLRRAHNFAQDVEAGMVWLNSNNVRDLRTPFGGVKASGLGHEGGYRSIDFYTDSQAVHISLNDAHSPRFGRGPDAATSFKTQK
- the hpaD gene encoding 3,4-dihydroxyphenylacetate 2,3-dioxygenase; translated protein: MPTVTHPAPLPEPPFDIIRCAYMELIVTDLDASRHFYADVLGLVITAETEDAIYLRSMEEFIHHNVVLRKGPEAALAAFAYRVRSPEELDKAEAYYNEIGCETRRKPGGFVKGIGEALRVIDPLGFPVEYFYEIEKVERLAWRYELHTAGTLVRLDHFNLVTPDVPKAMKFMEGLGFRVTEDIEDDEGTVYAAWMRRKPTVHDTAMTGGDGPRMHHVAFATHEKHNILAICDKMGALRLSDMIERGPGRHGVSNAFYLYLRDPDGHRIEIYTQDYWTGDPDNPLVTWDVHDNQRRDWWGNQVVPSWYSDASRVLDLDGNLQPLVERTDASEMAVTIGADGFSYTREGDTERGFKLGEQL
- a CDS encoding glycosyl hydrolase — protein: MVQSLSTQPVVRRLAAYAVPATLAIAIAAPLSPASLAAEARSSAGASTLAQTHEQPRTLTAETFANPPTSVRPMYRWWMPLAYTDDEVLREELRDIAASGGGGVEVVPFAVPGAGHQDNSFLAEYGWGTPRWAHKMEVITAEAADLGLVVDQNLGPHYPATVPSLNSFNQPEAEQQLIYGREFGQPGSTRTGPLPSPTTAPPSVTTQLCAPAAVGDTVLRLKSLGGLAVGDTITVGAGATMEKVTVSGLGDRTSACADLTTSGVGKPHLEAESVVDVARTTRIRTLVAQCATECGPQTAKPVALVPSSVREVTDEVVDGRLSHTFGNGNGNPWVLIDLQQTASGLIAQRGGYTATQPNYVPDHLSRGGVEIQADYWDEHILTDAVRANLDRIGHGAVFEDSLEMGTTQKWTWKLLETFQQRHGYDPALLLPALLGSGQQANEAPAFELPGIGPKVRADYRETLSDLYTDQYVAPMQEWASGHGLDFRVQPYGLPIAAGAASAAAGVTEGESLGMGNFLGTVGPEQGFRALASGAHVAGRNVVSSECCAAFLGNYRSSVAGPQLPGMYGEGGDGSQVGGKYSNGVLDSVYKGYAGGVNQVVWHGYPYRDAPAGVGTPGRDGSWPGYHPWDIFGVLNVNDEFGPRQPNWPDYRNVNDNLARTQLVLRQGRSSVDLGIYYDDIGNADHVVPGIAQHLLGNDSATSSAGYTYDYLAPAFLEKPHVTVADDGSYRAGAAKEKALVLNDQKSMSVASAKRLLKLARDGMRIFIIGSAPSATPGAAPDEDQLAGLVTDLLAQPSVHEVRTETQLPAALRAAGIRPHVTPETPTAALGLVRRQGSGISYDFIYNRSAKPVEQHLTLTGSGRPYRLNTWTGKIEPIAEYTSDGRSVTVPVRIAPYDNVVIALAGNGSALGPTPGVHAVGSTGELLATGGKALSLRASVNGDYVTTLSNGKRVVTEVDGLAQPHELTDWTLRPQTWTPGANQYTSVKTDQPEIPLTSGPNGLPSWRDITSPVDLSTASGVATYRTTLTLPESWRPEDGAHLDLGKVLDTASVAVNGTNVVVNQADRGRIDLGATLRPGANTITVRVATTMFNAVRASGDSNYQLPDWQRAGLIGPIRITPYRDVPIR